GATGAAAAAGTTCTTATTTGCAACATCGGCACAACCTCCTGCAAATCAGGATCCGAGTATTTCCAAAGAAACCAAAGCATTTCTTAAGGTACTGAACAGCGGTGGTGGTGACCCCCTTGAAACTATGTCTCCAAAAGATGCACGTTTAGTGTTGGTGGGAGCTCAGAACTCGGTAAATTATGATTACTCCGATATTGAAGAATCAGAAAGAACAATCACCCAGGACGGGATTACGGTAAAAATCCATGTTGTAAAAGCCAAAGAGGCAAAAAAAGATGTTCCTGTATTTATGTTCTTCCACGGAGGTGGATGGGTATTAGGTGACTATCCAACCCACAAAAGACTCGTACGTGACCTCGTAGTTAATAGCGGAGCAGTTGCTGTATTCCCGGATTACACACCGTCACCCGAAGCCCGATTTCCGGTGGCAATTAATGAAGCCTATGCCGCTACAAAATGGGTTTCGCTTCACGGCCGTGAACTAGGAGTGGACAGTTCAAGATTGGCCGTTGCCGGGAATAGCGTAGGAGGTAATATGGCCGCTGTTGTTTCATTGATGGCAAAAGATAGAAAAGGGCCGAAAATCAGTTTCCAGTTATTATTATGGCCGGTGACAGATGCGGATTTCACAAGGGAATCCTATACAAAATATGCCCAAGAGCGGTTCTTAACAACACCTTTGATGAAATGGATGTGGGATAATTATGCACCGAATCTTGCAGAACGCAAGGGCAAATATGCTTCCCCTGCCAGAGCTTCGTTGGAAGAATTAAAAGGTCTGCCCTCTGCATTGGTACAATTAGCCGAAAACGACATTTTATATGATGAAGGTCTGGCTTATGCTAGGAAATTAGATGAAGCGGGTGTACCGGTAACCGTTACAGAGTACAAAGGATTTATCCACGACTACGGGATGCTCAATCCATTGAGCCATATACCAGCAGTTCAGATTTCTGTAAAACAAGCCGCAGTTGCATTGAAAGATGCTTTACACAGGTAATTAATGATACATGGAATTTTAGAGATCTCATCGCGATTCGGCTGAGATCTTTTTATGTTTTTGCACCTTCTGGTAATTACACTGTGATAGATTCAGAATTTTTATAAAAGAATACCTGTTACGCGGTTTGAATGAGTTATGGTTTATGGCAGTTGATGAAAATAGAACAGATACTTTCGATTCGCTGAGCAATATCCTTTGTAGGCTTATCGAACAGAATAATAACTAAACATCTTTAAAATTCAGGACTGAGTTTAGCTAGCCCTTCTCTTTTTCCATTCCTCTTATAATGCGTTCCCGATGATTTAATCCCCAATCCGCAATGGTTTGCGTTAAATTTTTTAAAGAGGTGCCGTATTCGGTTATCTTATATTCTACAGCAACAGGCGATGTGGCCAATACATTTCGTTCAATC
This Olivibacter sp. SDN3 DNA region includes the following protein-coding sequences:
- a CDS encoding alpha/beta hydrolase translates to MKKFLFATSAQPPANQDPSISKETKAFLKVLNSGGGDPLETMSPKDARLVLVGAQNSVNYDYSDIEESERTITQDGITVKIHVVKAKEAKKDVPVFMFFHGGGWVLGDYPTHKRLVRDLVVNSGAVAVFPDYTPSPEARFPVAINEAYAATKWVSLHGRELGVDSSRLAVAGNSVGGNMAAVVSLMAKDRKGPKISFQLLLWPVTDADFTRESYTKYAQERFLTTPLMKWMWDNYAPNLAERKGKYASPARASLEELKGLPSALVQLAENDILYDEGLAYARKLDEAGVPVTVTEYKGFIHDYGMLNPLSHIPAVQISVKQAAVALKDALHR